A window from Culex pipiens pallens isolate TS chromosome 3, TS_CPP_V2, whole genome shotgun sequence encodes these proteins:
- the LOC120424838 gene encoding DNA topoisomerase 1-like has product MEAFEMQYRSMNVDHLQDDEIEHELNIRLITCGSDDKRDAKKRKLRRAIKDESVKVVLITDPVQCASEADAVDRKLALIRDRLENQNPKKVELPAFKTRLIHLYFRVMRLKEYIDTDGLESSALKMLNENFSMFSSNPNTSKREKKATRKALEKLKKKGDKVFTGNSESSDDSDEEDSDEKDSDEKDSDEKDSDEKDSDERDSDEDDSENEKESSDDTVRANRNTGTLKQVKKKPKRNKKKVEVLSVRTVKMLMKHMESMIEQKLSRLDLGKNSKSVKHTANPVKEKRSKPDKKQRTKPEKKKNKRKPTDDSSEDSEVTESSDEDVARTLRRRPRSVADWKVKYDGKDEGKKLNRFIAEVEFMAEAEQISRRDLFNEAIHLFTGDARTWYMEGKNNGDFRKWSELVTELKLEFQPPDMDYNYEQQAAQRRQKRSEKFQDFYNAEMEIFRFMAVPPSEQRKFEIIFRNLRSDYKNVLAVRRVRTLKALKRWGKILDSANSWMYRTKDSEPAPKSAHVHEVSRDPSQKYNKPETRPWKAADSGTKPNWKGTQGSSKPPAFRPPTQERNENQGSSASTLEKRVQNYRVPDKMVCFNCRGRNHHFEVCMMPKEVFCTVCGFHDYPKEKCPFCLKNGRTSV; this is encoded by the coding sequence ATGGAAGCATTTGAAATGCAATATCGTTCAATGAACGTTGATCACCTACAGGATGACGAAATTGAACATGAGTTGAACATCCGGTTGATAACTTGCGGTAGTGATGATAAGCGGGATGCTAAGAAACGGAAGTTAAGGAGAGCGATTAAAGATGAAAGTGTCAAGGTTGTTTTGATTACAGATCCGGTACAGTGTGCCTCGGAGGCAGATGCAGTGGATAGGAAATTAGCTTTGATTCGCGATCGACTAGAAAATCAGAATCCCAAGAAAGTAGAATTACCCGCGTTTAAAACCAGACTCATTCACCTGTATTTCAGGGTGATGAGGCTAAAAGAATATATAGATACAGATGGATTAGAAAGTTCAGCACTAAAAAtgctaaatgaaaatttttctaTGTTTTCTTCCAACCCGAATACGAGCAAGCGAGAAAAGAAAGCTACTCGTAAGGCGTTGGAAAAACTGAAGAAGAAGGGCGATAAGGTTTTCACTGGAAACTCAGAATCTTCGGATGACTCCGACGAGGAAGATTCCGACGAGAAAGATTCCGACGAGAAAGATTCCGACGAGAAAGATTCCGACGAGAAAGATTCCGACGAGAGAGATTCCGACGAGGATGATTCCGAAAATGAGAAGGAGTCCAGTGATGATACCGTACGCGCCAACAGGAACACTGGTACATTGAAGCAAGTCAAGAAGAAGCCCAAGAGGAATAAAAAGAAAGTAGAGGTCCTTTCGGTTAGAACGGTCAAAATGTTGATGAAGCACATGGAATCTATGATAGAGCAGAAGTTGAGCCGCTTGGATTTGGGAAAGAATTCTAAGTCGGTTAAACACACGGCGAACCCGGTCAAGGAAAAACGTTCTAAACCAGATAAGAAACAAAGAACAAAACcggagaagaagaaaaacaagcGAAAGCCAACGGATGACAGTAGCGAGGACTCGGAAGTCACGGAAAGCAGTGATGAAGATGTGGCACGTACTCTACGAAGACGGCCACGTTCCGTGGCGGACTGGAAGGTAAAATATGATGGAAAGGACGAAGGAAAGAAGTTGAACAGGTTCATCGCTGAAGTGGAATTTATGGCGGAAGCCGAGCAAATTTCACGACGCGATTTGTTCAACGAAGCCATCCATCTCTTCACCGGAGACGCACGAACGTGGTACATGGAAGGGAAGAACAATGGTGATTTCCGGAAATGGAGCGAGCTTGTTACTGAGCTGAAGCTTGAATTTCAACCTCCAGATATGGATTACAACTACGAGCAGCAAGCAGCTCAGCGTAGACAAAAACGTTCGGAAAAATTCCAGGACTTCTACAACGCGGAGATGGAGATTTTCCGTTTTATGGCAGTACCACCGAGCGAACaaaggaaatttgaaataattttcaggAACCTCCGTTCGGATTACAAAAACGTACTAGCTGTCAGGAGAGTCCGAACGTTGAAGGCGTTGAAACGCTGGGGAAAGATTCTGGATTCGGCTAACAGTTGGATGTACCGGACTAAAGATTCAGAACCGGCGCCAAAGTCAGCACATGTTCACGAAGTGTCTCGTGATCCGTCCCAGAAATACAACAAACCGGAAACGAGACCGTGGAAAGCGGCCGATTCTGGAACTAAACCAAACTGGAAGGGAACCCAAGGATCGAGTAAGCCACCGGCATTCAGGCCTCCAACTCAGGAACGGAACGAAAATCAAGGTTCTAGTGCCAGTACATTAGAGAAACGAGTACAGAACTATCGCGTCCCAGATAAGATGGTCTGTTTCAACTGTAGGGGAAGGAACCACCACTTTGAAGTCTGCATGATGCCAAAGGAGGTATTCTGCACGGTTTGTGGGTTCCATGACTACCCCAAGGAAAAGTGTCCATTTTGCCTAAAAAACGGGCGAACTTCGGTGTAG